A part of Candidatus Acidiferrales bacterium genomic DNA contains:
- the lpxC gene encoding UDP-3-O-acyl-N-acetylglucosamine deacetylase, whose amino-acid sequence MPNQLTILRPVEAQGVGLHTAVRSHIRLVPAPADTGIVFRRVDLDNFEIEAHARNVARVSYATSLMKNGVLLSTTEHLLAALYSCGIDNVYVEIDALELPILDGSAQPFLEMLEKAGVRQLRRQRRYLKVVKPLEISEGDRQIGIYPADEFRVRCFIDFPHPLIRHQETEIAVGRETFTEQLGAARTFTFTAEIDKLRAMGLIRGGSLENAIVLTEDGLLEGALRFPDEFSRHKALDLIGDLALVGRPLRALVVAHKAGHALHTRLVTQLLADPSLWVETTEIEQNEVAAHAVSSILPVHAD is encoded by the coding sequence ATGCCAAATCAACTGACGATTCTCCGGCCAGTGGAAGCGCAAGGCGTGGGTCTGCACACGGCCGTGCGCTCGCATATCCGGCTTGTTCCCGCGCCAGCGGATACCGGGATCGTCTTCCGGCGCGTAGATTTGGATAATTTCGAAATCGAGGCGCATGCGCGGAACGTAGCGCGCGTGAGCTACGCGACGAGCTTGATGAAGAATGGCGTGCTGCTCTCCACGACGGAGCATTTGCTGGCGGCGCTTTACTCCTGTGGAATTGACAATGTTTACGTGGAAATTGATGCGCTGGAGTTGCCGATTCTGGATGGCTCGGCGCAACCGTTTCTGGAGATGCTGGAGAAGGCAGGCGTACGCCAATTGCGCCGGCAGCGGCGATACCTGAAAGTCGTGAAGCCGCTGGAAATTTCAGAGGGCGACCGGCAGATCGGGATTTATCCGGCCGATGAATTTCGCGTGCGATGTTTTATCGATTTTCCGCATCCGCTGATTCGCCATCAAGAAACCGAGATCGCCGTGGGACGGGAGACGTTCACCGAACAACTTGGCGCCGCGCGGACTTTCACGTTCACGGCAGAGATCGATAAATTGCGCGCGATGGGTTTGATTCGGGGTGGGTCGCTCGAAAATGCGATCGTGCTTACGGAAGACGGGCTGCTCGAAGGCGCCTTGCGCTTCCCCGACGAATTCAGCCGGCATAAGGCGCTCGATCTAATCGGGGATCTTGCGCTCGTCGGGCGACCGCTGCGGGCGCTGGTTGTCGCGCATAAAGCGGGACACGCGCTGCATACGCGGCTGGTCACACAGCTTCTGGCTGATCCCTCGCTGTGGGTGGAAACGACGGAAATCGAACAGAACGAAGTTGCGGCGCACGCCGTTTCGAGCATCCTGCCTGTCCACGCCGATTAG
- a CDS encoding M20/M25/M40 family metallo-hydrolase, protein MRRQNSLCSILVPVALLAISPATRAQSAASPDWQALQREAVEKLSDYIRVNTTNPPGNEVRATDWFAKIFKAEGIPYEIAESAPGRGNIVARLKGSGTESALILVNHMDVVPVSRSHWTVDPFAGIVRDGYLWGRGSIDMKSLGIVELLTFLELKRLNVPLRRDVIFLGTADEEAGGVYGAGWVVKNRPEWIKGAGFMLTEGAGSLADDSGKAIYFGVGPTEKTPAWLRLIATGRSGHASIPIPDSAPNHLIAALDKLRQYRPPLELTPPVEAMLRSHAPYEQEPWRTRLADPKKFLAEPDAYDLLEKRPDILARLTNTISITSLQGSNKTNIIPSEARAELDCRLLPGWTIDRWVTQIRSIINDPTIRIEVILNFPPATSSTDTPFFASIEKAVHELDPGAGVVQTVDAGFTDSHYFRDKGIVSYGFEPFALMDADDERVHGDNERIPVKSYTDGVHLLWNIVYDFASAK, encoded by the coding sequence ATGAGACGCCAGAACTCTTTGTGCTCGATTCTTGTCCCGGTCGCGCTCTTGGCGATTTCACCAGCGACGCGAGCGCAGTCCGCCGCATCTCCCGACTGGCAGGCGCTGCAGCGCGAGGCTGTCGAAAAACTTTCCGATTATATCCGCGTGAACACGACGAACCCGCCAGGGAATGAAGTCCGCGCCACAGATTGGTTTGCGAAAATTTTCAAAGCGGAGGGAATACCCTACGAAATCGCGGAATCGGCGCCAGGGCGCGGAAACATCGTTGCGCGACTGAAAGGAAGCGGCACGGAGTCAGCGCTTATCCTCGTCAACCACATGGATGTCGTGCCGGTGAGCCGGTCACACTGGACCGTGGATCCGTTTGCGGGAATTGTACGCGATGGGTATCTGTGGGGCCGTGGGTCGATTGATATGAAGTCGCTGGGCATCGTCGAGCTGCTGACATTTCTTGAATTGAAGCGGCTGAATGTGCCGCTGCGCCGCGACGTGATTTTCCTTGGCACCGCGGACGAAGAAGCAGGCGGCGTGTATGGCGCGGGGTGGGTGGTGAAGAATCGTCCGGAATGGATCAAAGGCGCCGGCTTCATGCTTACCGAAGGCGCAGGCTCGCTGGCCGATGATTCGGGAAAGGCGATTTACTTTGGCGTTGGACCGACGGAAAAGACGCCAGCGTGGCTGCGGCTGATCGCCACGGGACGTTCGGGGCATGCGTCCATCCCGATTCCCGATTCGGCGCCGAACCATCTGATTGCTGCGCTCGACAAGCTCCGGCAGTACAGACCGCCCCTTGAATTGACGCCGCCGGTAGAGGCCATGCTGCGGAGCCATGCGCCTTACGAGCAGGAACCGTGGCGCACGCGACTCGCGGACCCGAAGAAATTCCTGGCTGAGCCTGACGCATATGATTTGCTCGAAAAGCGGCCCGATATCCTGGCGCGGCTCACGAACACGATTTCGATCACGAGCCTGCAGGGTTCGAACAAGACGAACATCATTCCGTCGGAGGCACGCGCGGAACTGGATTGCCGTCTTTTGCCGGGATGGACGATTGACCGCTGGGTTACGCAGATTCGCAGCATCATCAACGATCCGACAATTCGGATCGAAGTGATTTTGAATTTCCCGCCGGCGACATCGTCGACGGACACGCCGTTTTTTGCCTCGATTGAAAAAGCGGTGCACGAACTCGATCCGGGTGCGGGCGTGGTGCAGACTGTGGATGCGGGTTTTACGGACTCGCATTATTTTCGTGACAAAGGAATCGTGAGCTACGGCTTCGAGCCTTTCGCGCTGATGGATGCCGATGATGAGCGCGTTCATGGCGACAACGAACGCATTCCGGTGAAAAGCTATACGGACGGCGTACATCTTCTCTGGAATATTGTTTACGACTTCGCGAGTGCAAAATAG
- the purQ gene encoding phosphoribosylformylglycinamidine synthase subunit PurQ — MKFGVVVFPGSNCDEDACHAAGAVLGQHVEYLWHASEDISGCDAIILPGGFAYGDYLRTGAIARFSPMMRAVERFARGGGLVAGFCNGFQVLLEAGMLPGAMLRNRDLRYICRHVYIRVENTDSPFTCAARKGQVLKIPIAHGEGNYFCDAETLKELERNGRILFRYTTEDGRLDDTANPNGSLDAIAGICNRERNVMGMMPHPERAVEAALGSADGLVIFRSMVEAMTNRLAHSAKSGAEVKDSVPA; from the coding sequence ATGAAATTCGGCGTCGTAGTGTTTCCGGGCTCGAATTGCGACGAGGACGCGTGTCACGCCGCTGGCGCTGTGCTCGGGCAACACGTTGAATATCTCTGGCACGCCTCCGAGGATATCTCCGGCTGTGATGCGATCATTCTCCCGGGGGGCTTTGCGTACGGCGATTATCTTCGCACCGGGGCGATTGCGCGTTTTTCTCCGATGATGCGCGCAGTGGAGCGGTTTGCGCGCGGCGGCGGGCTCGTGGCCGGATTCTGCAATGGATTTCAAGTTCTGCTCGAGGCCGGCATGCTTCCTGGAGCGATGCTACGCAATCGCGATCTGCGCTACATCTGCCGGCATGTTTACATCCGAGTTGAAAACACGGATTCGCCCTTCACCTGCGCCGCGCGGAAAGGGCAAGTGCTGAAGATTCCGATTGCGCACGGCGAAGGAAATTACTTCTGCGATGCGGAAACGCTCAAGGAACTGGAACGCAACGGACGAATTCTTTTCCGCTATACGACCGAGGACGGGCGACTGGACGATACGGCAAATCCGAACGGCTCGCTCGATGCCATCGCAGGAATCTGCAACCGCGAGCGCAACGTGATGGGCATGATGCCGCACCCCGAGCGCGCAGTGGAGGCGGCGCTGGGGTCGGCGGATGGGCTTGTTATTTTCCGCTCCATGGTCGAAGCGATGACTAACAGGCTTGCGCATTCCGCCAAGAGCGGAGCCGAGGTCAAGGACTCGGTGCCGGCCTAG
- the lipA gene encoding lipoyl synthase, translating into MAAPFTILSNSPTPPPDAHPRPSWLRVKFFGGPNYQDLKRIMRTNDLHTVCESARCPNMGECWEHRTATFMILGNICTRSCGFCAVPSGKPIGAPDPEEPARVAEAVEKMGLRYAVVTSVDRDDQRDGGAGIFARTVQAIHERVHGCKVEVLIPDFRGNWKALATVIEAGPEVLDHNVETVPRLYRRVRKGSVYERSLELLRRAKEMAPAMPTKTGMMLGLGEKREEVLSAMEEIARQRVDILTLGQYLQPTREHLPVVRFVHPDEFAEYKRLGGQMGFKHVEAGPLVRSSYHAFEQEAAART; encoded by the coding sequence GTGGCTGCTCCGTTCACAATTCTCTCCAATTCGCCAACGCCTCCGCCGGACGCCCATCCTCGTCCGTCGTGGCTGCGCGTGAAATTCTTTGGCGGCCCGAACTATCAGGATTTGAAGCGCATCATGCGCACCAACGACCTGCACACGGTTTGCGAAAGTGCGCGCTGCCCGAATATGGGCGAATGCTGGGAGCATCGCACCGCGACGTTCATGATTCTCGGAAACATCTGCACGCGCTCCTGCGGCTTTTGCGCTGTGCCTTCGGGAAAACCCATCGGTGCGCCGGACCCGGAAGAGCCCGCTCGTGTCGCGGAAGCCGTTGAAAAAATGGGCCTGCGCTACGCTGTGGTCACTTCCGTAGATCGCGACGATCAGCGCGACGGCGGCGCCGGCATTTTCGCGCGCACCGTGCAAGCGATCCATGAGCGCGTGCACGGCTGCAAAGTCGAAGTGCTCATCCCCGATTTTCGCGGCAATTGGAAGGCGCTCGCCACGGTCATCGAAGCCGGGCCGGAAGTCCTCGACCACAATGTGGAGACGGTGCCGCGCCTCTATCGTCGCGTGCGCAAAGGCTCAGTCTACGAACGTTCGCTCGAATTGCTGCGTCGCGCCAAGGAGATGGCTCCCGCGATGCCTACGAAAACGGGCATGATGCTCGGCCTTGGTGAAAAGCGCGAGGAAGTTCTCAGCGCCATGGAGGAAATCGCCCGGCAGCGCGTCGATATTCTCACGCTCGGCCAGTATCTCCAGCCCACGCGCGAGCATTTGCCGGTCGTGCGCTTCGTGCATCCTGACGAATTCGCCGAATACAAGCGGCTCGGCGGACAGATGGGTTTCAAGCATGTCGAAGCCGGCCCGCTCGTTCGCTCGTCCTATCACGCCTTCGAACAAGAAGCCGCCGCGCGAACCTAG
- the glmU gene encoding bifunctional UDP-N-acetylglucosamine diphosphorylase/glucosamine-1-phosphate N-acetyltransferase GlmU, whose product MTANDLNFVILAAGKGTRLKSELAKVLHRAGGRTLVEHVVRACKPISENVLVVVGHQGEAVRAAVTHLGATTVLQRPQNGTGHAMLIARQALTPKAAFAVALPGDAPLIRTATLQALIDAHRGGRAAVTILTAQLDDPSGYGRVVRNPDGSVVAIVEDKAASESEREIREINSSIYCFTLEKLWPCLAELRPENAHRELYLTDTIAMLKEKGERVLAMEAADSKEVLGCNTRAELAEIDRAFRARKTAELMDAGVTIYLPETALIDVEVEVGRDTVIEPGVQLLGKTRIASGVTIQTGSVILDSDVDENAMIRQHSIIEQSRIGARTIVGPFAHLRERAELQEGARVGNFVEVKKSVLGEGVKAMHLSYLGDASIGRETNVGAGTITCNYDGAKKNPTRIGERVFVGSNSALVAPITIGDGAYIAAGSTVTENVPADALAIARGRQVNKPGWAAERRKKMADSNSNPTATSASSRKSAKRSKKAARKRK is encoded by the coding sequence ATGACGGCAAACGACTTGAATTTCGTGATCCTGGCGGCGGGCAAAGGCACGCGGCTGAAGTCCGAACTGGCGAAAGTGCTGCATCGCGCCGGGGGACGGACGCTGGTCGAGCACGTGGTGCGCGCGTGCAAACCGATCTCGGAGAACGTGCTGGTTGTCGTCGGGCACCAAGGCGAAGCTGTGCGCGCCGCGGTCACACATCTGGGCGCGACGACCGTTTTGCAGCGACCGCAAAATGGAACGGGGCACGCGATGCTGATTGCGCGGCAGGCGCTGACGCCAAAAGCTGCCTTCGCCGTGGCGCTTCCGGGCGATGCACCTTTGATTCGTACCGCGACGCTGCAAGCTCTGATCGATGCACACCGAGGCGGCCGCGCAGCGGTGACGATTCTCACAGCGCAACTCGACGACCCGAGCGGCTATGGCCGCGTGGTGCGAAATCCCGATGGCAGCGTTGTTGCCATCGTGGAAGACAAAGCGGCCAGCGAGAGCGAGCGGGAAATTCGCGAGATCAATTCGAGCATCTATTGCTTCACGCTCGAAAAGCTATGGCCGTGCCTCGCGGAATTGCGGCCGGAAAACGCACACCGCGAGCTGTATCTCACCGACACCATTGCGATGCTGAAAGAAAAAGGCGAGCGCGTGTTGGCGATGGAGGCGGCGGATTCGAAAGAAGTCCTCGGCTGCAACACGCGCGCCGAGCTGGCGGAAATCGACCGGGCGTTTCGCGCGCGCAAAACTGCGGAACTGATGGATGCGGGCGTGACGATTTATTTGCCGGAGACGGCGCTGATTGACGTGGAAGTCGAGGTGGGCAGGGACACGGTGATCGAGCCGGGCGTGCAGTTGCTGGGCAAGACGCGGATTGCCTCGGGCGTGACGATACAGACGGGGAGCGTCATCTTGGATTCCGATGTGGACGAAAACGCAATGATTCGCCAGCACTCGATCATCGAGCAGAGCCGAATCGGCGCGCGCACGATCGTGGGGCCATTCGCACATCTTCGCGAACGGGCGGAATTGCAGGAGGGCGCGCGCGTGGGGAACTTCGTAGAAGTGAAGAAGAGCGTGCTGGGCGAAGGCGTCAAGGCGATGCATTTGAGCTATCTGGGGGATGCGAGCATCGGACGAGAGACGAACGTGGGAGCGGGAACGATCACCTGCAATTACGATGGTGCGAAGAAGAACCCGACGCGCATCGGCGAACGTGTTTTTGTCGGCAGCAACTCGGCGCTTGTGGCGCCCATCACGATCGGCGACGGCGCGTACATTGCCGCTGGATCTACGGTGACGGAGAACGTGCCCGCCGACGCGCTGGCGATCGCCCGGGGACGGCAGGTCAACAAACCCGGATGGGCTGCGGAACGCCGGAAGAAAATGGCAGATTCCAACTCGAATCCGACGGCGACTTCTGCCTCTTCTCGAAAAAGTGCGAAGCGATCGAAGAAAGCGGCACGCAAGAGGAAGTAA
- a CDS encoding amino acid permease, with protein sequence MNMRQPIKLERGLGLKEATALNMIDMVGIGPFIVIPLVIKDMAGPQCLLAWAVGGVLALIDGCVWAELGAAMPEAGGSYVYLREAYGPAKWGRLLSFLVIWQTIFQAPLVIASGAIGFAEYLAYLVPLGYYSQKAVAGAVVIALAILLYRRITSIGKISMLLWIGVFGTILWLIAAGLTHFHPALAFRYPAHAWSLNWLFFAALGSATIQTIYTYWGYYNVCFLGGEIRQPERNIPRTIFLSIIAIGILYLAMQTCILGVVSWQEAQHSEFIVSLFFQRIYGPHAAQFATILILWIAFASLFSATLGYSRIPYAAALDGNFFSVFGRVHPTKHFPHVSLLTLCAVAFIFSLSFKLETVITAIAAMRILVQFVGQAVGVILLRWRWSGERLPFKMWLFPIPAGIAIILWLALFAATGRRMLFGLFAILAGVIVFLIRSKHSNRWPFAEATE encoded by the coding sequence ATGAACATGCGCCAGCCCATCAAACTTGAGCGTGGCCTCGGCCTGAAAGAAGCCACGGCCCTCAACATGATCGACATGGTGGGCATTGGCCCATTCATCGTCATTCCCCTGGTGATTAAAGACATGGCTGGCCCACAGTGCCTGCTCGCCTGGGCCGTCGGCGGTGTTCTCGCTCTTATCGACGGCTGCGTTTGGGCCGAACTCGGTGCCGCCATGCCCGAGGCTGGCGGCAGTTACGTGTACTTGCGCGAGGCTTACGGTCCCGCGAAGTGGGGCCGCCTGCTTTCCTTCCTCGTGATTTGGCAGACGATTTTTCAGGCGCCGCTCGTCATCGCTTCCGGCGCGATTGGCTTCGCTGAATATCTCGCCTACCTTGTGCCGCTCGGCTACTACAGCCAGAAAGCCGTCGCGGGTGCAGTCGTGATTGCTCTCGCGATTTTGCTGTATCGCCGCATCACGAGCATCGGTAAGATCTCCATGCTTCTGTGGATCGGCGTGTTTGGAACGATCCTTTGGCTGATCGCCGCGGGCCTAACGCACTTTCATCCCGCGCTCGCCTTCCGCTATCCCGCGCACGCCTGGAGCCTCAATTGGCTCTTTTTCGCCGCGCTCGGCAGCGCCACAATCCAAACGATCTATACCTATTGGGGCTACTACAACGTCTGCTTTCTCGGGGGCGAAATTCGCCAGCCTGAGCGAAACATTCCGCGCACGATTTTTCTTTCCATCATTGCCATTGGCATTCTGTATCTCGCTATGCAGACCTGCATTCTCGGTGTCGTGTCGTGGCAGGAAGCGCAGCATTCGGAATTCATAGTCAGTCTGTTTTTCCAGCGCATCTACGGCCCGCACGCGGCGCAATTCGCCACCATACTCATTCTGTGGATCGCTTTCGCCTCGCTTTTTTCCGCAACGCTCGGCTATTCGCGCATTCCTTATGCCGCAGCGCTCGATGGCAACTTTTTCTCCGTTTTCGGGCGCGTCCATCCCACAAAGCATTTTCCCCACGTTTCGCTGCTCACGCTCTGCGCCGTGGCCTTCATTTTCAGCCTGTCATTCAAGCTTGAGACGGTTATCACTGCGATTGCCGCCATGCGTATTCTGGTTCAGTTTGTCGGCCAGGCCGTTGGAGTGATTTTGTTGCGCTGGCGCTGGTCCGGCGAGCGTCTGCCCTTCAAAATGTGGCTTTTCCCCATTCCCGCCGGAATCGCTATAATCTTATGGCTCGCGCTTTTTGCGGCTACGGGCCGGCGAATGCTCTTTGGTTTGTTCGCCATTCTTGCCGGTGTCATCGTCTTTCTAATTCGGTCGAAGCATTCCAACCGATGGCCTTTTGCGGAGGCAACAGAATGA
- the purL gene encoding phosphoribosylformylglycinamidine synthase subunit PurL — protein MIETETKITAEVAAEHGLTAEEFARVQKILGRDPSFTELGIFSVMWSEHCSYKSSKVHLKRLPTTGSRVVQGPGENAGVVDIGDGLCAVFKIESHNHPSFVEPFQGAATGVGGILRDIFTMGARPIAVLDSLRFGPLTAAGSVSAAEAARNRRIFDGVVSGIGSYGNCFGVPTVGGEVEFEPCYSSNPLVNALALGIAHRDELFFARARGAGNPVIYVGAKTGRDGIHGASLLASAEFSEESRQKRPNVQVGDPFLEKLLLEACLEVMRTGAVVAIQDMGAAGLTSSSCEMASRGGMGIEIELSCVPQRESGMTPYEIMLSESQERMLLVAQRGREAEVFEVFNKWGLDAVEIGRVTDDGKLRVLENGRVAAEIPAHALAEEGPVYRRPMAPFQVPESSAPLVEFAAAGTDLNENFRKLLTSPAIASKRWIIDQYDHMVRTNTRVFPGAGDAAVLRLKGSKRGLALATDGNGRWCQLSPRTGAMHAVAEAARNVACSGARPAAATNCLNFGNPEKPEIMSQFSEAIDGIAEACRALDVPITGGNVSFYNETLGRGIYPTPVLGVLGILEDADCALGIGFQSEGDAILLLQGGTAKRGEGESRREFSSSEYAKAIYGVVAGAPPQIDLTAEKRLIDCLVALAVEHAIESAHDVSDGGLAVTLAECCFAGRDNLSADVAIQDGDAAEFALFEESGARAVVSVRAELLARVMDIAAQYKVEAQPIGKVTRGEFRIRVNGQPQIRGAMDSLRQVWTGALERALHGN, from the coding sequence ATGATCGAGACGGAAACGAAAATTACGGCAGAAGTGGCTGCTGAGCATGGCCTGACGGCGGAAGAGTTTGCGCGCGTACAGAAAATCCTGGGGCGCGATCCCTCGTTCACGGAACTGGGCATCTTCAGCGTGATGTGGAGCGAGCATTGCTCGTACAAATCGAGCAAAGTTCATTTGAAGCGGCTGCCGACGACAGGCTCGCGCGTTGTGCAGGGGCCGGGCGAAAACGCGGGAGTCGTGGATATCGGCGACGGGCTTTGCGCCGTTTTCAAAATCGAATCGCACAATCATCCGAGCTTCGTTGAACCGTTTCAAGGAGCGGCGACAGGCGTGGGCGGGATTCTGCGCGATATTTTTACGATGGGCGCGCGGCCGATCGCGGTGCTCGATTCGCTGCGATTTGGACCGCTGACCGCGGCCGGGAGCGTGTCCGCAGCGGAAGCGGCGAGGAACCGGCGGATTTTCGATGGCGTGGTGAGCGGCATCGGATCCTACGGGAACTGTTTTGGCGTGCCGACGGTGGGCGGCGAAGTGGAATTCGAACCGTGTTACTCGAGCAATCCGCTGGTGAATGCACTGGCGCTGGGGATTGCGCACCGCGACGAGCTTTTCTTCGCGCGGGCGCGCGGCGCGGGCAATCCGGTGATTTATGTCGGCGCGAAAACGGGACGCGATGGAATTCATGGCGCTTCGCTGCTGGCGTCGGCAGAATTCAGCGAGGAATCGCGGCAGAAGCGGCCCAATGTGCAGGTGGGCGATCCTTTCTTGGAAAAATTACTGCTGGAAGCATGCCTCGAAGTGATGCGCACGGGAGCGGTGGTGGCCATTCAGGACATGGGCGCGGCAGGATTGACGAGCTCATCCTGCGAGATGGCTTCGCGCGGAGGGATGGGGATCGAAATTGAGCTTTCGTGCGTGCCGCAGCGCGAGTCGGGCATGACTCCTTATGAAATCATGCTCAGCGAATCGCAGGAGCGCATGCTGCTGGTGGCGCAGCGCGGGCGCGAAGCCGAAGTGTTCGAAGTTTTCAACAAGTGGGGACTCGATGCGGTGGAAATCGGGCGCGTGACGGATGATGGCAAATTGCGCGTGCTGGAAAACGGACGCGTTGCGGCGGAAATTCCCGCGCATGCGCTCGCAGAGGAAGGACCGGTTTATCGCCGGCCGATGGCTCCGTTTCAGGTACCGGAATCGTCCGCACCGTTAGTTGAATTCGCCGCCGCGGGCACGGACCTAAACGAAAATTTTCGCAAGCTGCTGACCTCCCCCGCGATCGCCTCGAAGCGCTGGATTATCGACCAGTACGATCACATGGTGCGCACGAACACGCGCGTCTTTCCTGGCGCAGGAGATGCAGCGGTACTTCGCTTGAAAGGATCAAAGCGCGGACTGGCGCTCGCGACCGACGGAAACGGACGCTGGTGCCAGCTTTCGCCGCGGACCGGCGCAATGCACGCGGTGGCCGAGGCGGCGCGGAATGTCGCCTGCTCCGGCGCGCGGCCCGCGGCCGCGACGAATTGCCTGAATTTTGGGAATCCCGAAAAACCGGAAATTATGAGCCAGTTCAGCGAAGCGATTGACGGAATCGCGGAGGCTTGCCGCGCGCTCGACGTGCCAATCACAGGCGGGAACGTCAGCTTCTACAACGAGACGCTGGGCCGGGGAATTTATCCGACGCCGGTGCTGGGCGTGCTGGGGATACTGGAAGACGCGGATTGCGCGCTGGGGATCGGTTTCCAAAGCGAGGGAGATGCGATTCTCTTGCTGCAAGGCGGGACGGCGAAGCGCGGAGAGGGCGAATCGCGGCGGGAGTTTTCGTCTTCTGAATATGCCAAGGCGATTTATGGGGTCGTGGCGGGCGCGCCGCCGCAGATTGATCTCACCGCAGAAAAAAGACTGATTGATTGTCTGGTCGCGCTTGCGGTGGAGCACGCCATCGAGTCGGCGCACGACGTGAGCGACGGAGGACTGGCCGTGACGCTTGCGGAGTGTTGCTTTGCGGGCCGCGATAATCTGTCGGCCGACGTGGCGATCCAAGACGGCGATGCGGCAGAGTTTGCGCTCTTTGAAGAGTCGGGCGCGCGGGCTGTTGTCTCCGTGAGAGCAGAGTTGCTTGCCCGCGTCATGGACATTGCGGCACAATACAAGGTGGAAGCACAGCCCATCGGCAAAGTCACACGCGGCGAGTTCCGCATCCGAGTGAATGGCCAGCCGCAAATCCGGGGGGCGATGGACTCACTTCGGCAAGTCTGGACCGGCGCTCTCGAGCGCGCGCTTCACGGAAATTGA